A single Choristoneura fumiferana chromosome 9, NRCan_CFum_1, whole genome shotgun sequence DNA region contains:
- the LOC141431094 gene encoding uncharacterized protein isoform X1, with amino-acid sequence MEGDVNQNERVLLNDSDERPRSAVNSTVLDYYKKFGRKRDLEQYFSLSTAQSEIRDPTSLFWRRMKEQSDTSDSGEKKSESSSEICRISIKCSIPDSYKPQKFDSPPKSDSESPPIITDAMPGPSCSGDDSADDDNSHKSMDATLDTSMNKPLSPSSSVTSQRKLEWDSLADVGYGNESDRKTSASSLSTLEREVLAQKQQYTLDSKQSSDLGLPTAHSTPVDPNDNKAKGKKGQGKKTMTFSKKEVDFVEVRMPENNNAQAINVNLTKQFSVNLDKDGGFTVDNVKKDVTVSPEKASVCKEESPQTKIDKIVQTSLLRKREKPQSSIEHTEMASPSVQKVPVLICLNTLRRRHRRKKMRVRRTKIKGKKKANTLKANSQEKDKSGEQVSEAESFEYMPGHMYNQNQLDDNAIRQDNNAGNKSSLESSAVQTTDSSKESKYSFTKDLEKSLDVLKSALKDKYDSDLKKKLVKEIIQRLLKSKYKNGDSTPDFLSVLSLTSKKTPTTSTSDPDNTGERVLHTKPKKSILRVSKFNSNDIASTSQSAPNLPSVVNNEKPIIPYLTELVSSPTTDTDTSAANSSTKENSSDTVFAKTSSEELYKKYIDALKIEEAYKQHLKNKERFLKQKLVRSDTVLKVPSQLDLKINNKLKELIKDLTRNNYDDGSGDASKLEGGSTSNFEMERRLMAKQRSHSVFTLSSGNSDFQNKKCTKYKEKKEISTSPRPGPSNCRQTINKPNMTDSSVQVSLKFTDNQEIKDVGVQKGRPKACGSPALTEEVKYVCLCSEKALVSQHHPDEFLIYKCSRLSGENPIHMVSKASNTTINTEQRTSPRKRNKTQANASREDTLQDCCLKKSSEPSSSKMSKSSQTNIKLASDTQQSSSAKSAESSSSSSEKRQIGDGLTRKKIDSSKNKCAGTCSRKPSNENIKIIQESTRCLQTEISIHPKISDPSVSDINVIKSADCVKLISELYRKISQSSSENACVCSNDKFDAKTNTSSRSSKDNIVFEDRCEEIFSADEDNNVPLINQPIEEEVVSQTCIGCYHEPPKQSENIADSNIVIPIQGTNMTLKVTIAGGSLKPQEKQDLLNTGVVTDKVENDEKFTSIAADCSKAVQSKNLADLKQTVVLASSCKYNSIEDNLKPQNNDNRSFTRTSYPDEGLKCNTYPKMLQINENKPLQRSNTSISNLGASSGVQTESNSDKEIQSCRPTFNQQEKSTTQDLISDYKVQSQNFKETLTSQSTSEKSHCDSERKSKSSNDKIISPKSERRKPKAETCSNLITDEGTPKDLILDMIQDITKRYSKTNIEKSSKKKCFKEIITVLNYLLDTDDSGESIVEEQGDTQSTEKSKSSNKQNHDSEIVCYQEAKNTILFNKALKINDVPPRKTSNSSSLEKNFQKSQKTGGKCALRSRNTSPEAEETDAAPICSKNMSGQGDSKTKRSIDTNASSNCSSSLEREISSSPKPTTSDKGCQCGCDESTECKEGSGRKCENTKVDKSDDQTLISKKRETEKKSSITSDKACGCGCDDFECDEKSDHKCKENIAEKDKSDAPFLKSKKQETNYDLPEKNDKACRCGCDNFECDENSDHKCKKNIADKEKSDAPFLKTKKQERNEDLPEKNDKACGCGCDDFECDKNSDHKCRKNIAHKDKSDEQNLKSKKQEANKGAPKTCDKACECGCDDLECKDSSDYHYKKNKRTEKRDNQFLRRTKKQELSRTSDKSCDVSSEYKESSEHECCEIKSDKQFSKSKKPERNGNSPKKLVSKCVQSTARRVKSMYCHRVDSSDVHISTDQPTASDSPTAKIINKIRKECEKYQKRCKSHCGHNVETSSSTTMNCDRCNRIHSCSCKGHKCRNHRSKTTMEKIQKKCVAYNLILQTSDSLISEENCFDDHRRPLPNIVVKVPKRRQENIPFKEMAAKIEQKFASCSPRCCPKSRSRSWPNEGISSTDDVKMAQANTVRDYLEKNRPDFVERCTTRQNCIKMISDSRASERSRQREVLSMQMGSLPTLTEDEMRHLAKQLGFGRRQPSQPKIISEKEMKKHSEKIYKSLPEVVQKKEDAKKESIKRTNLLMASIFKKNLQKKTLRGSVNLSNYSAIIKI; translated from the exons TCCGGTGATGAttcagctgatgatgataattctcacaaat CCATGGATGCAACATTGGACACTTCTATGAACAAACCTTTATCACCTTCAAGTAGTGTGACCTCTCAACGAAAACTTGAATGGGATTCACTAGCTGATGTTGGCTATGGCAATGAAAGTGATCGCAAAACTTCAGCTTCTAGTCTCAGTACACTAGAAAGAGAAGTCCTAGCACAAAAACAACAATACACTCTTGATAGTAAACAAAGTAGTGACTTAGGGCTTCCCACGGCTCATTCAACTCCTGTAGATCCAAATGACAACAAAGCCAAAGGTAAAAAAGGACAAGGGAAGAAAACAATGACATTTTCTAAAAAAGAAGTTGATTTTGTAGAAGTGCGCATgcctgaaaataataatgctcaagcaataaatgttaatttGACAAAACAGTTCTCAGTCAATCTAGACAAAGATGGTGGATTTACAGTCGATAATGTCAAGAAGGATGTCACTGTTTCTCCAGAGAAAGCATCTGTTTGTAAAGAAGAAAGCCCACAAACCAAAATTGATAAAATTGTACAAACTTCATTATTGAGAAAAAGAGAAAAACCCCAAAGTTCCATAGAACATACAGAAATGGCATCCCCATCTGTACAAAAAGTTCCAGTTTTGATATGCTTAAATACCTTAAGAAGGAGGCACAGAAGAAAGAAAATGAGAGTAAGGAGAACAAAAATTAAGGGCAAAAAGAAGGCAAATACTTTAAAGGCAAATTCACAAGAAAAAGACAAGAGTGGAGAACAAGTATCAGAAGCAGAGAGTTTTGAATATATGCCTGGACACATGTACAATCAAAACCAACTAGATGATAATGCAATAAGGCAAGACAATAATGCGGGAAATAAATCTAGTCTTGAATCCAGTGCTGTACAAACCACAGACTCTAGTAAAGaatcaaaatattcatttacTAAAGATTTAGAAAAAAGCTTAGATGTCCTTAAATCAGCTTTAAAAGATAAATATGATTCAGATCTGAAAAAGAAGCTTGTCAAAGAAATAATTCAGAGGTTGCTCAAGTCGAAATATAAAAACGGTGATAGTACACCAGATTTTCTCTCTGTATTAAGTTTGACAAGCAAGAAAACTCCTACAACTAGTACTTCTGACCCAGATAATACTGGAGAGAGAGTGCTGCATACAAAACCCAAAAAATCTATACTCAGAGTCAGTAAATTTAACTCAAATGATATAGCTTCAACTTCTCAAAGTGCTCCTAATTTACCATCTGTAGTGAATAACGAAAAGCCAATCATACCTTACTTAACTGAGCTGGTTTCATCACCTACTACAGATACAGACACATCTGCTGCGAACAGTTCTACAAAAGAAAATTCCTCAGACACAGTTTTTGCTAAAACGTCGTCAGAAGaactatacaaaaaatatattgatgCTCTCAAGATAGAAGAGGCTTATAAGCAGCACTTAAAGAATAAGGAACGGTTTCTGAAGCAGAAACTGGTCCGATCAGATACTGTTTTAAAAGTACCTTCACAACTTGacttaaaaatcaataataaacTTAAAGAATTAATTAAAGATCTGACTAGAAACAACTACGATGATGGATCGGGCGATGCAAGTAAACTAGAAGGAGGTTCCACCTCTAATTTTGAGATGGAACGCAGACTTATGGCAAAACAGAGAAGCCACTCTGTATTTACATTATCTTCTGGTAATTCAGACTTCCAAAATAAAAAGTGCACGAAATACAAAGAGAAAAAAGAAATTTCTACTTCACCAAGGCCAGGGCCTAGTAACTGCCGACAAACTATAAACAAACCTAACATGACCGACAGCTCAGTACAAGTGTCTCTAAAATTCACAGACAATCAAGAAATTAAAGATGTAGGAGTTCAGAAAGGTCGTCCCAAGGCGTGTGGCTCTCCCGCCTTAACTGAAGAAGTCAAGTATGTCTGTTTGTGTTCCGAAAAGGCTCTGGTCTCGCAACATCACCCTGAtgagtttttaatttacaaatgttcaAGACTCAGTGGTGAAAATCCAATACATATGGTATCTAAAGCTTCCAACACTACAATAAATACAGAACAACGTACTTCACCTAGAAAACGTAACAAAACGCAGGCAAACGCCTCTAGAGAAGATACACTTCAAGATTGCTGCTTGAAGAAGTCTAGTGAGCCGTCATCAAGCAAGATGTCAAAGTCATCTCAAACTAATATAAAATTGGCTTCAGATACCCAACAATCTTCAAGCGCTAAAAGCGCAGAATCTTCTTCCTCATCATCGGAAAAGCGACAAATTGGTGACGGActaactagaaaaaaaattgatagcTCCAAAAATAAATGTGCAGGCACTTGTTCCAGAAAGCCCAGCAACgagaatattaaaattattcagGAATCTACTAGATGCCTTCAAACTGAAATAAGTATTCATCCCAAAATTTCAGACCCTTCTGTATCTGATATCAACGTTATAAAAAGTGCTGACTGTGTGAAATTGATTAGTGAATTGTACAGGAAAATCTCTCAATCTAGTTCGGAAAATGCCTGTGTCTGCTCAAACGATAAATTTGATGCGAAAACTAATACCTCGAGTAGATCTTCAAAAGATAATATTGTATTTGAAGATAGATGTGAAGAAATTTTTTCAGCAGATGAAGATAACAATGTACCATTGATAAATCAGCCAATAGAAGAAGAAGTAGTCTCACAAACTTGTATTGGTTGTTATCATGAACCTCCTAAACAATCTGAAAATATTGCGGATAGTAATATAGTTATACCTATACAGGGAACTAATATGACTCTTAAGGTGACTATAGCCGGAGGTTCACTAAAACCTCAGGAGAAACAAGACTTACTTAATACCGGAGTAGTCACAGATAAAGTTGAAAATGATGAGAAGTTCACTTCAATTGCAGCTGATTGTTCTAAAGCTGTACAGTCAAAAAACTTAGCGGATCTCAAACAAACTGTAGTTCTTGCATCTAGTTGTAAATATAATTCTATTGAAGATAACCTAAAGCCGCAAAATAATGACAATCGATCATTTACAAGAACTTCTTACCCTGATGAGGGGCTTAAATGTAACACGTACCCGAAAATGCTGCAAATTAACGAAAATAAGCCATTGCAGCGTTCTAATACTAGTATAAGTAATTTAGGCGCGAGTTCTGGTGTTCAAACGGAGAGTAACTCCGATAAGGAAATTCAATCATGTCGTCCTACGTTTAATCAACAAGAAAAGAGCACAACACAGGATTTGATATCTGACTATAAAGTACAATCGCaaaattttaaagaaactttGACTTCGCAAAGTACCTCTGAGAAATCTCATTGTGACTCAGAAAGAAAGAGTAAGAGTTCAAATGACAAAATTATATCACCTAAATCAGAGCGTCGAAAACCTAAAGCTGAAACATGTTCTAATTTGATTACAGACGAAGGTACTCCCAAGGACCTTATTTTAGACATGATACAGGATATTACTAAACGTTATTCAAAAACAAACATCGAGAAAAGTAGTAAGAAGAAATGTTTTAAAGAAATTATAACGGTTTTAAATTATCTGCTAGATACAGATGACAGTGGAGAGAGTATTGTGGAAGAACAGGGAGACACGCAGAGTACAGAGAAAAGCAAAagttcaaataaacaaaatcatgactCCGAAATTGTTTGCTATCAAGAggctaaaaatacaatattatttaataaggctttaaaaataaatgatgtacCTCCGCGTAAAACAAGTAATAGTTCCAGTCttgaaaaaaattttcaaaaatcgcaAAAAACTGGTGGAAAATGTGCACTAAGAAGTCGGAACACATCACCGGAAGCAGAAGAAACTGACGCTGCTCCTATTTGCAGTAAGAATATGTCAGGACAAGGCGATTCAAAAACTAAACGCTCTATTGATACTAATGCTTCTTCGAATTGCAGTAGTTCTTTGGAGCGTGAAATTTCATCTTCACCTAAGCCGACAACTAGTGATAAAGGGTGTCAATGTGGATGTGACGAGTCCACAGAGTGTAAGGAAGGCTCAGGTCGCAAATGTGAGAACACTAAAGTTGATAAAAGCGACGACCAGACATTGATATCTAAAAAACgagaaacagaaaaaaaatcgtctATAACTTCAGATAAAGCGTGTGGCTGTGGTTGCGATGATTTTGAATGCGATGAAAAGTCAGATCATAAATGTAAAGAAAATATAGCTGAAAAAGACAAAAGTGATGCACCATTTTTGAAGTCTAAAAAGCAGGAAACAAATTACGACTTACCGGAAAAAAACGATAAGGCATGTAGATGTGGATGCGACAATTTTGAATGCGATGAAAACTCAGatcataaatgtaaaaaaaatatagctgacAAAGAAAAAAGTGACGCACCATTTTTGAAGACTAAAAAGCAGGAAAGAAATGAAGACTTACCGGAAAAAAACGATAAGGCATGTGGATGTGGATGCGACGATTTTGAATGCGATAAAAATTCAGATCAcaaatgtagaaaaaatattgcTCACAAAGACAAAAGTGATGAGCAAAATTTGAAGTCTAAAAAGCAGGAAGCAAATAAAGGCGCACCGAAAACTTGTGATAAGGCCTGTGAATGTGGATGCGATGACTTGGAATGCAAAGATAGTTCAGActatcattataaaaaaaataagaggaCTGAGAAAAGAGACAACCAATTTTTGAGGAGGACCAAAAAGCAGGAGCTGTCTAGAACATCCGACAAATCATGCGACGTGTCCTCCGAATACAAGGAAAGTTCAGAACACGAATGTTGCGAAATTAAAAGCGACAAGCAATTTTCTAAGTCTAAAAAACCTGAAAGAAATGGAAATTCTCCTAAGAAACTTGTTAGTAAATGTGTTCAATCCACAGCAAGAAGAGTAAAATCCATGTATTGCCATCGCGTAGATTCCTCAGACGTTCATATTTCCACTGATCAACCAACTGCATCAGACTCTCCGacggcaaaaattataaataaaataagaaaagagTGTGAAAAATATCAGAAACGATGTAAATCGCACTGCGGTCATAATGTAGAAACGTCTAGCAGTACGACGATGAACTGTGATCGCTGTAATCGTATCCATTCATGTTCTTGTAAAGGGCACAAGTGCCGAAATCACAGATCGAAAACTACTATGGAGAAAATTCAAAAGAAATGCGTGGCTTACAATCTTATTCTCCAGACGTCTGATAGTTTGATCAGCGAAGAAAATTGTTTTGACGACCACCGCCGACCGTTGCCGAATATCGTTGTAAAAGTTCCTAAGAGGAGACAAGAAAACATTCCCTTTAAAGAAATGGCAGCGAAAATAGAGCAAAAGTTTGCTTCTTGCAGTCCTAGATGTTGTCCCAAAAGTCGATCAAGAAGCTGGCCTAACGAGGGGATTTCAAGTACAGATGATGTCAAAATGGCACAAGCCAACACTGTTAGGGATTACTTGGAGAAAAACCGGCCAGACTTCGTGGAGCGATGTACGACTCGTCAAAACTGTATTAAAATGATCAGTGACTCCAG aGCAAGTGAACGTTCCAGGCAGCGAGAAGTGCTGTCAATGCAAATGGGGAGCTTGCCGACATTGACTGAAGACGAAATGCGACATTTGGCAAAACAACTTGGTTTTGGACGGCGCCAAC